The Hymenobacter oligotrophus genome segment GCCGGGCGGCCGCTGCCGCCGCGCGAGGGCGAGCAGCTAAGCCTGAAGGAAAGCATTTTGTCGGGCGTGCGCTTTATCTTCCAAAACCAGATTGTGCTGGCCGCCTTGTCGCTTGATTTGTTTGCGGTGCTGTTTGGCGGGGCCGTGGCCTTGCTGCCCATCTTCGCCGACGACATCCTGAAGATTGGCGCCGACGGCCTAGGTTACTTGCGCGCCGCGCCGGCCGTGGGCTCGGTGCTGATGGCCGTAACGCTCACGTATTTTCCGCTGCACCGCCACATGGGCCGCAAGCTGTTGTGGGCGGTGGCCGGCTTTGGCTTGGCTACCGTGGGCTTTGCCCTGTCCACCAACTTTTGGCTGTCGTTGTTCCTGCTGTTTCTTACCGGCGTGTTCGATTCGGTGTCGGTTATCGTGCGCTCCACGCTTATCCACACCTTCACGCCCGAGTACATGAAAGGCCGCGTAGCCGCCGTCAACAACATTTTCATCGGCTCGTCCAACGAAATCGGCGCCTTCGAATCGGGGGCGGTAGCCAGGCTGATGGGCGTAGTGCCCTCGGTGGTGTTTGGGGGCATGATGACGCTGGTGGTAGTGGGCTTTACGGCTTTGCTGGCCCCGCGCCTGCGGCGCCTGCAAAACGTGAAGGAGGCAGCACCGGCTACCACTACCTAGGGCCGGGCTGCCGGCCGAACACCCGTGTCCGCAACCGGACATATTTGCGGCCTTTGTTCAGCTAGCGTTGTTTCTGAACAACCACATTATCATGCGATTCCGCGAATGGCATTGATTTGGTAATTCGTACGGCTATTCACTTGGGCCCTGTACGATAATGGACAGTTACGCTTCTTTTGCTTCGGTTGCTGTATCGCTGGCTCTGCTTCGGGTAGTCGCTTGGGCGGAAAAGACAATTGAGCCTTCAATAAAGCATAGCGCAAAACATATCTTACGTAGTTTTGTGCCGCGCCCGCCGAGCGGCCCGCGTGCTACCCGCGAGGATATGGCTGCCAATACGCCCGAAATTGATACCGTTGACGCCCTCGAAGCCCGCTTAGCGGAGCTACAGCGCACCAACGGCGAGGCGTTTCTGCAGGAGTTGTTTCGGGCATTTTACCGCCCGCTCGGCAACGTGGTGTACCGGGTAGTGCAAGATCGTGCCGTGGCCGAAGACCTGCTGCAAGATGTGTTCATGCGCATCTGGAACAACCGCGAGTCGCTTGTCATCAGCAGCACTTATAAAGCCTACCTCTACCGCGCTGCTATGAACGCGGCCCTGCGCCACGTGGAGCAGCAAAAGCGCCAGGTAAGCTGGGACGATGCCAACCTGGCCGAAACCGGCCGCGACACCACCGCCGAGCACCTTGAGGGCCAAGAGGCTGAACAATTAGTAGCCACCGCCCTCGAGGCTTTGCCGCCGCAGTGCCGCGCCGTGTTTCTGATGAGCCGGCAAGAAGGCATGAGCTATCAGCAGATTGCCGAAGCCTTGGAAGTAGCCCCCAAAACCGTGGAAAATCAAATGGGAAAGGCTTTGCGCATCATGCGCGACAAGCTCAGTGGCTTTTTTTCGGGCCTGAATTCGTGGCTGTTATAGCGTGGTTGGAAATTTTTTTAGGGGTGGCGTAGGGGTAAGGCCTGGGTTGTGGCTCTTACTACTGAAAACCCTGATAAACCAACCTCTCTCAACCGCTATGAAAACCAACTGGCTCATCGCTCCTCTTTTCTCGGTACTGCTACTCTCTGCCGGCTGCTCGCACGAAGGCGAAGCTTTCGGCCCGCGTGTACGGGGCACCGGCCCTACCGTTACGGAAACCCGCTCGTTCAACAGCTTCAGCCGTGTGGAGCTCAAGATTGATGCGGAAGTAATTCTCACGCAGGGCAGCCGGCAGGAAGTACGCCTCGAAGGGCAGCGCAACATCCTCGATGTGCTCGAAACCGAAATCAACGGCGATGAGCTGCAGATTGAGTACGGCCATGTGCAAGTGCGCAGCCACGAACCCATCAAGGTCTACATCACGGTGCCTTCGCTGTCGGAGGTGCAGGTATCGGGTTCGGGCAAAGTGCGCAGCACCTCGCCGTGGTCGGCCAACTCCTTCCAAGTAGAGGTGTCGGGCTCGGGCGAAGCCACCCTGGACCTCGACCAAGTACAAAGCCTGCGCACCCGCATTTCGGGCTCGGGGGAGGCCCGCCTCAGCGGCGAGGCAGCTAGCCACACCGTCAACATCAGCGGCTCGGGCCAGGTAAGCGCCTACGAGCTGGCTACGCAGGATGCCTACGCATCCATCAGCGGCTCGGGCAAAGCTTACGTGCAGGCTGCCCGCACGCTCAATGCCGAAATCAGCGGCAGCGGCACCATTTACTACCGCGGCAACCCCACCGTTACCACGCGCATTTCGGGTTCGGGCAAAGTACTCAGCGGTAACTAACCCCAAGAACAAACACCAGGGCGCAGCCTAACGCTGCCGTAATCCTGCTTCGCTCCGAACACGCGCTTCTCTCCCTTCTCTCAACTACCGCAACTGCTCCGGCCGGCCTCTGCTGGTTGGCCGGGGTAGCTGCCGCTCCGAAAACAAACATGAAATCATCAATCCACTGGGGGCTGGCCGCCGGGCTGCTACTGACGGCCGCCCCCTCCTGGAGCCAAACCTTGCCCGAAGCCACCCAGCGCGCAACCCTAAGCGGCTACCTCCGCGACGGCGCCACCGGCGAGGCCTTGGTGGGCGCCAGCGTGTTCGTGAAAGCGCTGGGCCTAGGTGCCAACACCGACGAAAACGGCTACTACCAGCTGCAACTGCCCAAAGGCCCGCACACGGTTACCTACCTGGTTATGGGCTACGAGCCGCAGGAGGTGAAAATCAACCTAGGGGCCGATGCCACGAGCTCGGTAAAGCTATCGGCCACGCGGGTGCAAACGCAGGAGGTGGTGGTGCAGGGCCAACGCGCTGAGGACAACGTGCGCAAGCCCGAAATGAGCGTGAACAAGCTCGACATGAAAACCGTGAAGCTGATGCCCGCGCTCCTGGGTGAGGTAGACGTGGTGCGCAGCATTCAGCTGCTGCCCGGCGTAACCACGGTGGGCGAGGGCGCTTCGGGCTTCAACGTGCGCGGCGGCGGCGTCGATCAGAACTTGATTTTGATGGACGAGATGCCCGTGTACAACGTTTCGCACTTGTTTGGTTTGTTCTCGGCCTTCAACCCCGATGCTGTGCAGGACATGAAGCTGTACAAGGGCGGCATTCCGGCGCAGTACGGCGGGCGTTTGTCGTCGTTGCTTGATGTGCGCCTGCGCGACGGGCACACGGCCGAGCGCGCCAGCGTGAACGGCGGCATTGGTTTGATTTCGAGCCGTTTGGCCGTGGAAGCGCCGCTGATTAAGGACCGCACCTCGGTGGTGCTGGCCGGCCGCCGCTCCTACGGCGACTTGTTCCTGAAGCTGGTGCCCGACCAAAAGGACAACCAGGCGTATTTCTACGACCTGAGCGTGAAGGTGAACCACAAGTTCAGCGCCCGCGACCAGCTGCAGCTAACCGGCTACCGCGGCCGCGACGTGTTCAACTTCAGCAACGTGTTCAAGAACAACTGGGGCAACACCGGCGGCACCGCCCGCTGGACGCACCAGTTCTCGCCCCGCCTGTTCGGCAACTTTACCGGCGTGGCCGCGCAATACGACTACGCCCTAGGTGTGCCCAACGGCACGCAAGCCTTCGAGTGGACCTCGAGCGTGCGCAATTACACCGGCAAGGCCGATTTGAGCTTCCAGCTGAACGCGAACAACAC includes the following:
- a CDS encoding MFS transporter, giving the protein MSTADLAAPQRPHDPYAALRIPEFRRLISARVCLVLATQMQAVVVGWQMYQLTKDPLALGLIGLAEAIPSITVSLYAGHVADSVRRKNIIVSAVTVFMLCSLALYLFTRPAGAWVLEEYKTVPLYAVIFVSGLARGFLGPALFSFMPQLLPNRQLLPNAITWNSSTWQFSAVMGPAIGGLLYAHLGISAAYGIDLLLTILALLLFSSIAGRPLPPREGEQLSLKESILSGVRFIFQNQIVLAALSLDLFAVLFGGAVALLPIFADDILKIGADGLGYLRAAPAVGSVLMAVTLTYFPLHRHMGRKLLWAVAGFGLATVGFALSTNFWLSLFLLFLTGVFDSVSVIVRSTLIHTFTPEYMKGRVAAVNNIFIGSSNEIGAFESGAVARLMGVVPSVVFGGMMTLVVVGFTALLAPRLRRLQNVKEAAPATTT
- a CDS encoding RNA polymerase sigma-70 factor; amino-acid sequence: MAANTPEIDTVDALEARLAELQRTNGEAFLQELFRAFYRPLGNVVYRVVQDRAVAEDLLQDVFMRIWNNRESLVISSTYKAYLYRAAMNAALRHVEQQKRQVSWDDANLAETGRDTTAEHLEGQEAEQLVATALEALPPQCRAVFLMSRQEGMSYQQIAEALEVAPKTVENQMGKALRIMRDKLSGFFSGLNSWLL
- a CDS encoding head GIN domain-containing protein → MKTNWLIAPLFSVLLLSAGCSHEGEAFGPRVRGTGPTVTETRSFNSFSRVELKIDAEVILTQGSRQEVRLEGQRNILDVLETEINGDELQIEYGHVQVRSHEPIKVYITVPSLSEVQVSGSGKVRSTSPWSANSFQVEVSGSGEATLDLDQVQSLRTRISGSGEARLSGEAASHTVNISGSGQVSAYELATQDAYASISGSGKAYVQAARTLNAEISGSGTIYYRGNPTVTTRISGSGKVLSGN
- a CDS encoding TonB-dependent receptor, coding for MKSSIHWGLAAGLLLTAAPSWSQTLPEATQRATLSGYLRDGATGEALVGASVFVKALGLGANTDENGYYQLQLPKGPHTVTYLVMGYEPQEVKINLGADATSSVKLSATRVQTQEVVVQGQRAEDNVRKPEMSVNKLDMKTVKLMPALLGEVDVVRSIQLLPGVTTVGEGASGFNVRGGGVDQNLILMDEMPVYNVSHLFGLFSAFNPDAVQDMKLYKGGIPAQYGGRLSSLLDVRLRDGHTAERASVNGGIGLISSRLAVEAPLIKDRTSVVLAGRRSYGDLFLKLVPDQKDNQAYFYDLSVKVNHKFSARDQLQLTGYRGRDVFNFSNVFKNNWGNTGGTARWTHQFSPRLFGNFTGVAAQYDYALGVPNGTQAFEWTSSVRNYTGKADLSFQLNANNTISGGVSGTRYRFNPATVKPLSAESIFVELKVDEQKAGEYAAYLDNEQTLSPRLQLQYGLRLSVFDFLGTGKTIYDYQGEEGKRKDPLNPRTPRNGEVVKRYANLEPRASLRFTLDENSSLKASYNRTAQYIHLISNTTAASPLDVWSPSTNNIRPERANQVALGYFRNFLDNGYEASVEVFGKTMDNQIDYVNGASTLLNKDLEGELLYGDGRAYGAEFFVKKNQGPITGWVSYTLSRSERQIDGINRGAWYANKYDKTHNLSVVSMYQVGKRLTVSGNFAYSTGVATTFPNARFSYEGLVVPVVSGDARNNYRVPAYHRLDLGATLKNPQHPSRRWQSEWVFSVYNVYARRNAYGIYFRQNEDDPRKTEAVRLSVFGSMLPSVSYNFNF